In Planctomycetota bacterium, the DNA window ACAGCCTCTTCCCGGGCGTGGACGTGCTCGCCACGACGGCGTTCCGCGTCACGCGGTCGGCCAGCGTGGAGACCGACGAGGACGCCCACGATCTCCTCGAGAGCGTGCAGGACGAGCTCCGAAAGCGCCGCTTCGCCCGCCCCGTCCGCATGGAGATCGCCGAGCAGCCCCACGAGGAGCTGGTCACCTTCTTTGCGTCCTCGCTGGGCCTGAACACCGAAGACGTGTACGTCCGCAAGGGCCCGCTGGAGTACGACGACCTGATGTCGATCGTCTCCATTGACCGCCCGGACCTCAAGGACCCACCCTGGACGCCCCGCACGCCGCCGCGGCTGATCGCCCGCCGCACGGACATCTTCCGGGCGGTGCAGGAGGGCGACATCCTCGCCCACCACCCCTACGACAGCTTCGACGAATCGGTCCGCGCCTTCGTGTCGCAGGCCTCGCGGGACCCCGACGTCCTGGCCATCAAGCAGACGATCTACCGCACCAGCCGGGACTCGCCCTTCGTCCGCTCGCTCATCCGCGCCGCCGAGGCCGGCAAGCAGGTCGCCTGCATGGTCGAGCTGCGGGCTCGCTTCGACGAGCACCGCAACGTCTCGTTCGCGCGGACGCTCGAACGCGCGGGGGTGCACGTTGCCTACGGCGTGGTCGGCCTGAAGACCCACTGCAAGTGCTCGCTGGTCATCCGCCGCGAGGATGCGGGGCTGCGGGCCTACGCCCACGTCGGCACGGGCAACTACCACCCCGCCACCGCGCAGCTCTACACCGACCTCTCGCTGCTGACCTGCGACCCGAGGATCACCGGCGAGGTCGTAGAGCTCTTCAATGCCATGACGGGCGTCTCGGTCAAGAGCGACTATTCCCAGTTGCTGGTCGCCCCGACCACCATGCGGCCGCGCTTCGAGGACCTCATCGACGCCGAGATCGAGCACGCCCGCGCGGGCCGGCCGGCCCGGATCTTCGCGAAGATCAATTCGCTGGAGGATCCCGACATCACCCGCCTGCTGTACGCCGCCTCGCGGGCCGGCGTCCGCGTCGACCTGGTCGTCCGCGGCTTCTGTTGCCTGAGGCCGGGCGTCCCGGGCCTGAGCGACAACATCCGCGTGGTCTCGGTCGTGGGTCGCTTCCTGGAGCACTCCCGCATCTTCCACTTCGCCGGCGGCTCGGACGATCCCCTCGCCGGCCACTGGTTCATGGGCTCGGCCGACTGGATGTACCGCAACCTCAACAACCGGCTCGAGGCGGTGTGCCCCATCTACGACCCCGACGCGCGACGCCAGCTGGTCGAGATCATGCAGGCCAACCTCCGCGACGGCCGCTTCGCGTGGGACCTCGCCCACGACGGGGGCTACCGCCGGCACGACGACGCCGACCGCCCGGGCACCTTCGCGACGCTGATGCAGGCGGCCCTCGACGCCGAGGACGAGGCCCGCCGCCGCCTCACAGAGCCCCAGGACTAGGCCGGTGCGCATCCGCGATCGCGGGATCGGCGCCGGCGAGCCGCCCTACGTCATCGCCGAGCTGGGCGTCAACCACGATGGCTCCGAGGCGACGCTGCACGCGCTCATCAACGCGGCCGCCAATGCCGGCGCCGACGCGGTCAAGCTGCAGCTCTTCCGGGCGGACGACCTGCTCGCCGCGGCCGCACCCCTCGCCGGCTACCAGCGGCGGTCGGGCGAGGACGACGCCGCCTCGATGCTCCGGCGGCTGGAACTCTCGCTCGACGCCGCCCGCGGCGCGATCGACGCCGCGCACGCCGCCGGCCTGCACGCCATCGCCACGGTGTTCGACCTGCCGCTGGTCGCGTCCGCCGCCGCCCTGCCGCTCGACGCGTTCAAGACCGCGTCGCCCGACATCGTGCACCGTCCGCTACTCGATGCCCTCGCCGCCACCGGCCGGCCGCTCATCGCGAGCACCGGGGCGGCCACCCGCGAAGAGGTCGCCCGCGCGATTGGCTGGCTGCGGCCCGCCCGGCAACGGCTCGCCGTACTCCAGTGCGTCAGCGCCTATCCGACGCCGTCCGAGCACGCCGCCGTTGCCGCGCTCCACGATCTTGCGACACTGCACGACGGCCCCGTCGGCTACAGCGACCACACCGCCGATGCCGACACCGGCGCCCTCGCGGTGGCCCTCGGCGCGCACGTGCTCGAGAAGCACCTGACGCTGGACAGGACCGCCCCCGGCCCCGACCACGCGGCATCGATCGAGCCAGCGGAGATGGCCGAGTACGTCCGGCTGGCGCACGCGGCATCCAAGGGAGATTGGACGCACGATCCCGGCGATCCGCGGCTTGGCTCGGGCCGCAAGGCCGTGCTGGACATCGAGGCCGACGTCCGCCGCGTCGCCCGCCGCTCGATCGTCGCCGCCCGGAGCCTCGACGTCGGCGTCGTACTGCGCGCCGGCGACCTCGCCTTCAAGCGGCCCGGCGGGGGTCTCGAACCCTGGCAGGATGGCGACCTGCTGGGCCGTGCTCTAGCCGTTGACGTCGCCGCGGACCAGCCGCTGTCGCTCGGCCACCTGCTGTAGCGAGGTCCCCACGGCCAATCCCGTGAGCACCATCCACATCGCCGCGGTCTGGGCGTTGACGTGCACGGGGTCGAAGACGCCGGCGACGAACAACCCCAGCAACGCCCACGCGGTCCCGCTCGCGTACGGGTCCGCCGAGCCGCGTGCACGCCACCCCGCCACGCCGACGGCCACCAGCACCACGACGAACAGCGCTGCGCCGACGATCCCCGTGGCGCCCAGCGGCTGCAGATAGGTCGTGTGCGGATGCGCCCCAACGTGCCGCTCGGCCGGATCCACGCCCCGCGCGCGCAGGTTCGCCTCGCACCACGCCCGGTAGCCGCCCTCGCCCGTGCCCGCGAGTGGGTGCTCTGCGAAGGCCTCCAGCGACCACCACATCATGAGCAGCCGCGCGCCCGTGAACGACGAGTAGTCGCCGTCGCGGACGATGGCCGCGAGCTCGGAGTACGCCTCCTGCGCCCGCGGTGCCGCGACGGGGGCAAGACCCGCAACCACTAGCACCCCGGCGACGGCCCCGACGAACAGTCCCCGGCGGGGCGCCGCGCCGCCGCGGAGCGACAGGACCACCTTCGCACCCGCCGCGAGCACCACAACGGCAGCCGCGGCCAGCCACGCCCCCCGGGTTCCCGTCGCGACGATCGCCGCCAGGCTGGCGACCACGCCCGCGAGTGCGACCGACCGCAGCCTCCCCCGCGCACGCAGCGCCGCGCCCGCGTGCAGCCCCAGAGCCGCGCACAGCAGCGTGCCGCCGACGACCGGATCCCACCAGCCCGAGTTGCGGCTGGGCAGCCGGTTCCACTCGGGCAGCCACCCGATCCCCGCCCTCGAAAGCCCGTGCGAGACCTGGCTGAGGTTCCCCAGCGCAAAGCCCGCCGCGACCGCGAGCGCCAGCCGCCCCGCCGCCGGCGCCACCGGCACCAGCAGCGGCACCGACCACGCAAACCGCATCGCGCCGATCTGGTCGAGGCCCTGGCCCGCGTCGGTCGACCACGCCAGCGACAGCGCCCGGAAGCCGCACCACGCCGCGATCGCCAGCATCACCGGGTGCGCGAAGCCGACCAGCACCGCACGCCACACCCAGGGCAGCCGCGCGATCGTCGCCACGCCCAGCGCCGCCCCGCCGAACTCCACGACGGAGGTCGGCCCGCACGCCAGCACCATCCAGATCGCCGCCGTCGCGACGTGGGCGTGCCGGAGCCAGCGCGGACCCGCCTGGGCCCGGGCGAGGGCGTGCTCGATCTGTTCGGGTCCGAAGAAGCCGCCCGCCCACCAGCGCCGCTGCATGCCCAGCCGCCTCCACGCCACTGTTGGTGCATCCCGGGCGAATCGAACCCCCCGCGGAATCGTCACGGGCGGGTCACGATTCGTGCCTCCGCAACGAACCCGCCGATCCTCCGTACACTATCCAAGCGGGCGGGCGATCGGTCCGACACATCGGACGCGACCCGCAGCCGGGAGGGCTCCATGCAGAGCGTGCATCGCGTCGTACGCAGGGCCTCGCGGAGGCTGTTTGCCTCGCTCCTGCTGCACCGGCTGGCGGTGACGACGCTGCTGGCGATCATCGTGCTGCTGCTCGTCCGCATCTCGCTGTGGCTCGTCTCGGTGCCGCTGGATCCCGCGGCGGCCGTGGCGATCGCGGCCGCGTTGGCCGTCGCCGGCGCCCTCGTCTGGGCGATGCTCACCCGGCCCCGCGGCGTGGCGGTGGCCCGCCGCGTCGACGACGCCGCGCAGCTCCGCGAGTCGCTCAGCACCGCCTGGACCATCGAGCGGCTCGACGATCCCTGGTCCGCCGCCGTCCGCGCCGACGCCGACCGCCGCGCCGCCGGCCTGGATGTGCGTGCGGCCCTGCCGCTGCGGCTGTCCAGGCTCTGGCAGGCGCCGCCCATCGCGGCCATCGCCGTCGTCATCATCTGGGCGCTGCTGCCGACCCGCGGGCCCGACCTGCTGGGCTGGCTGGAGCGCTCCCAGGAGATCGCGCAGGCCGAGGCCGAACTCGAAGAGGCCCGCACCGCCGTCGAGGTCGCCGAGAACATCGCCCAGCAGGTCGCCGAGCGGACGGGCCAGCAGCCCACCGAGCCCCTCGAGTTGGGCGACCCGCAGCTGGGCAACCCCGAGGGCCTCCGCCTGGCGGCGCTCGAGCGGCTGACCGCCTCCGAGCAGGCGCTCCGCGAAGAGGTGGAGAACGGCGAGGCCGCCCGCCGCCTCGAAGCGGTCAAGCAGGAGCTCTCGCGGCTCAAGCAGCCCGGCCCCGGCCCCGCGACCGAGTTCGCCCGCGAGCTGGCACGCGGCGACTTCAAGGCCGCCCGTGAGCAGCTTGAGGAGCTCCAGAAGAAGGTCGAATCGGGCGAGCTGGACGCCCAGTCCAAGCAGCAGCTCTCCCAGCAGCTCCAGGGCATGCAGAAGCAGCTCGAACAGATCGCCCAGCAGAAGTCGGGCCTG includes these proteins:
- the ppk1 gene encoding polyphosphate kinase 1, translated to MTDATARNATSSTPAGAATGSVAPSDAEAFFNRDLSWLAFNQRVLELAEDPRTPLLERVKFLVIFASNLDEFIMKRVGLIRRQVDAGIEHPSRDGLAPREQLTRVRERVEALQERQAACWADALVPALALEGIRVDEYAALEPVQREGLDNWFHRQVFPLLTPLAIDPGHRFPFISNLSESLGVLLGERADGPVRRGERFARLKIPDGIPRMVRVDDPTAGSGVVPESGLTLVPLDQVIRANLDSLFPGVDVLATTAFRVTRSASVETDEDAHDLLESVQDELRKRRFARPVRMEIAEQPHEELVTFFASSLGLNTEDVYVRKGPLEYDDLMSIVSIDRPDLKDPPWTPRTPPRLIARRTDIFRAVQEGDILAHHPYDSFDESVRAFVSQASRDPDVLAIKQTIYRTSRDSPFVRSLIRAAEAGKQVACMVELRARFDEHRNVSFARTLERAGVHVAYGVVGLKTHCKCSLVIRREDAGLRAYAHVGTGNYHPATAQLYTDLSLLTCDPRITGEVVELFNAMTGVSVKSDYSQLLVAPTTMRPRFEDLIDAEIEHARAGRPARIFAKINSLEDPDITRLLYAASRAGVRVDLVVRGFCCLRPGVPGLSDNIRVVSVVGRFLEHSRIFHFAGGSDDPLAGHWFMGSADWMYRNLNNRLEAVCPIYDPDARRQLVEIMQANLRDGRFAWDLAHDGGYRRHDDADRPGTFATLMQAALDAEDEARRRLTEPQD
- a CDS encoding O-antigen ligase family protein is translated as MQRRWWAGGFFGPEQIEHALARAQAGPRWLRHAHVATAAIWMVLACGPTSVVEFGGAALGVATIARLPWVWRAVLVGFAHPVMLAIAAWCGFRALSLAWSTDAGQGLDQIGAMRFAWSVPLLVPVAPAAGRLALAVAAGFALGNLSQVSHGLSRAGIGWLPEWNRLPSRNSGWWDPVVGGTLLCAALGLHAGAALRARGRLRSVALAGVVASLAAIVATGTRGAWLAAAAVVVLAAGAKVVLSLRGGAAPRRGLFVGAVAGVLVVAGLAPVAAPRAQEAYSELAAIVRDGDYSSFTGARLLMMWWSLEAFAEHPLAGTGEGGYRAWCEANLRARGVDPAERHVGAHPHTTYLQPLGATGIVGAALFVVVLVAVGVAGWRARGSADPYASGTAWALLGLFVAGVFDPVHVNAQTAAMWMVLTGLAVGTSLQQVAERQRLVRGDVNG
- a CDS encoding N-acetylneuraminate synthase family protein; translated protein: MRIRDRGIGAGEPPYVIAELGVNHDGSEATLHALINAAANAGADAVKLQLFRADDLLAAAAPLAGYQRRSGEDDAASMLRRLELSLDAARGAIDAAHAAGLHAIATVFDLPLVASAAALPLDAFKTASPDIVHRPLLDALAATGRPLIASTGAATREEVARAIGWLRPARQRLAVLQCVSAYPTPSEHAAVAALHDLATLHDGPVGYSDHTADADTGALAVALGAHVLEKHLTLDRTAPGPDHAASIEPAEMAEYVRLAHAASKGDWTHDPGDPRLGSGRKAVLDIEADVRRVARRSIVAARSLDVGVVLRAGDLAFKRPGGGLEPWQDGDLLGRALAVDVAADQPLSLGHLL